GTCTCCATGGCCAGGATCAGCGAGAGCATCGGGCCGGGGTTGGGGATGCGGCGCGCGGCGTACAGGATCGCGATGAACGACATCAGCGCCGTGACCAGGGCCAGGGCGAGGCTCACGCCGCCCAGCTGCACGGAGTACGTGATGCCCAGCGGGGGAATCCAGTCCCAGCGGAACAGCTCCGAGCCGCCGCCGCGCCAGATGGCGAGGCCCGCGCCGAGGGTCAGGGCGGCGATGAAGCCCGCCACCTCGTCCCGGAAGGTTTTCGGCGTGACGAGCAGCAGCAGGCTGCCCGCGAGGGGCAGGAAGATCATGAGGGTGGGGAGCCAGTCGGTGAAGGAGTTCATGCGCCGCTCCCGATGGTCTTGAGGGCCCAGTAGCCGATGATGGCGGCGGTGCCGAGCAGCATGCTGACGGCGTAGGCGCGGACGAAGCCGCTCTGCCACAGCGTGAACAGCCCGCCGGGGCCGCTGGCGTTGCGGGCGACGCCATTCAGGGCGTCGTCGGTGCCGCGGTCCACGGTGTCCAGCGCGCCCGCGATGGCGCGGCTGGGGGCCGAGACGACGTTGTCGTACAGCGCGTCGAGGTACAGGCTGTTGCGGCTGAGTTCACCCAGCGGCCCGGTCGCCAGGGCGCCGCGGCGGTGCGCCAGGAATGCCCAGCCCAGCCCCAGCACGCCCGCGAGGACGGCGAAGACGGTCAGCATCCACTCGGTGCTGGCGGGAATCTCGTGCGCGTGCAGCGGGATCGCCCGGCCGATGTAGTTGTCGAAAGCGTGCTTGCCGCCCAGGAACGTGGGGATGTTCAGGAAGCCCGCCAGGGTCGCCAGCGCGGCCAGCACGCCCAGCGGGATCTTCGTGAGGGTGTCCGCCTCGTGCGGGTGGCCGTGCCCGCGGTACGCGCCGCGCCACACCAGGAAGTACCAGCGGCCCATGTAGAACGCGGTCAGCAGCGCCACGCCCAGTCCGATCAGGTACAGCGGGAGGCTCTGCTCGTACGCGGCGGCCAGGATCGCGTCCTTGCTGAAGAAGCCGCTCCAGATGGGAATCCCGGCGATCGCCAGCACACCCGCCACGGACACGAGGTGCGTGAACGGCATGAATTTGTGCAGGCCGCCCATCTTGCGCACGTCCTGCTCCTCGTGCAGCGCGTGGATCACGGCGCCCGCCGCGAGGAACAGCAGCGCCTTGAAGAACGCGTGCGTGAGCAGGTGGAACACGCCCGCCGAGTACGAGTGCAGGCCCACCGCGAGGAACATGTAGCCCAGCTGCGACACGGTGGAGTACGCCAGGATCTTCTTGATGTCCGACTGGTTCAGCGCGGACAGCGCGCCGTACAGCGCGGTCAGGCCGCCCACCCACGCGACCCACAGGCTGGCGTTCGGCGCGAGGTCGTACAGGAAGTGGCTGCGCGCCACGAGGTACACCCCGGCTGTGACCATGGTCGCCGCGTGGATCAGCGCGGAGACGGGCGTGGGGCCCGCCATGGCGTCCGGCAGCCAGGTCGTCAGGGGCAGCTGACCGCTCTTGCCGACCGCGCCGACGAGCAGGAACAGGCACGCGAGTTCGATGCCCGCCTGCGCGACCTGCGCGCCCTCGACCCGCTCGGCGAGTTCGGGGATGCTCAGGGTGCCGTACAGCTTGAACAGCAGGAACATGCCCAGCATGAAGCCCAGGTCCCCGATGCGGTTCATGATGAACGCCTTGCGCGCCGCGTTGGAGTTGCTGACCGCCTCGGCGTCGCTGGCGGCACGCACCTGCGCGTCACTCGCCTCGCTGTTCCGGCCACTGAACCAGAAGCCGATCAGCAGGTACGACGCCATGCCCACCCCCTCCCAGCCGACAAACATCAGCGGGTACGAGTCGGCCAGCACCAGGATCAGCATCATCGCCACGAAGAAGTTCAGGAACGCGAAGAACCGCGTGAACTTCGGGTCGTGCCCCATGTACGAGATCGAGTACAGGTGAATCAGGAAGCCCACGCCCGTGATGATCAGCGCCATCAGGGCCGAGAGCTGATCGAGCCAGAAGCCCACCGACAGGTTCGCGTTCAGCGCCATGTTCGGCAGCCACGGCCACAGCACCTCATGGGCGGGCGCGCCCTGGTTCAGGTAACGGATGACGGCGATGACGAACGCCGCGCCGACCATCCCGGTCGCCAGCCAGCCACCGGTCTTACCGGCAAACCAGCGGGGCCTCAGGCGAGGCAGGATCATCAGGATCGTGAAGCCCAGCAGGGGCAGCAGCGGCAGCAGGTACAGAGCAGGAAGACTATCCACAGGTTGCCACTCAGCCTTTCAATGCCGCGAGATCGTCCACGTTCGTGGTCTCGCGTTTACGGAAGATCGCGACGATGATCGCCAGCCCGATCGCCACCTCGGCGGCGGCCAGCGTCATCACGATGAACACGGCCGTCTGCCCGGTCGGGTCGCCCCACGACCGCGCGAACGCCACCAGCGCGAGGTTCGCGGCGTTCAGCATCAGTTCCACCGACAGGAACACCATGATCGCCGTGCGGCGCGTCAGCACGCCCACCATGCCCAGCGCGAACAGAATCCCGGACAGGCCCAGGTAGAAGGTGGT
This region of Deinococcus sp. JMULE3 genomic DNA includes:
- the nuoL gene encoding NADH-quinone oxidoreductase subunit L, which produces MDSLPALYLLPLLPLLGFTILMILPRLRPRWFAGKTGGWLATGMVGAAFVIAVIRYLNQGAPAHEVLWPWLPNMALNANLSVGFWLDQLSALMALIITGVGFLIHLYSISYMGHDPKFTRFFAFLNFFVAMMLILVLADSYPLMFVGWEGVGMASYLLIGFWFSGRNSEASDAQVRAASDAEAVSNSNAARKAFIMNRIGDLGFMLGMFLLFKLYGTLSIPELAERVEGAQVAQAGIELACLFLLVGAVGKSGQLPLTTWLPDAMAGPTPVSALIHAATMVTAGVYLVARSHFLYDLAPNASLWVAWVGGLTALYGALSALNQSDIKKILAYSTVSQLGYMFLAVGLHSYSAGVFHLLTHAFFKALLFLAAGAVIHALHEEQDVRKMGGLHKFMPFTHLVSVAGVLAIAGIPIWSGFFSKDAILAAAYEQSLPLYLIGLGVALLTAFYMGRWYFLVWRGAYRGHGHPHEADTLTKIPLGVLAALATLAGFLNIPTFLGGKHAFDNYIGRAIPLHAHEIPASTEWMLTVFAVLAGVLGLGWAFLAHRRGALATGPLGELSRNSLYLDALYDNVVSAPSRAIAGALDTVDRGTDDALNGVARNASGPGGLFTLWQSGFVRAYAVSMLLGTAAIIGYWALKTIGSGA
- the nuoK gene encoding NADH-quinone oxidoreductase subunit NuoK — encoded protein: MVPTTFYLGLSGILFALGMVGVLTRRTAIMVFLSVELMLNAANLALVAFARSWGDPTGQTAVFIVMTLAAAEVAIGLAIIVAIFRKRETTNVDDLAALKG